From a single Chitinophaga sp. Cy-1792 genomic region:
- a CDS encoding ACP phosphodiesterase has product MNHLAHAYLSFHDPELITGNLIADFIKGKKQLELQTPEIQKGIRLHRAIDTYTDQHPMTAAAKQFFRPAVGLYAGVFTDLAFDHFLATDPLYFSDESLYTFTRFVYAQIIERKAQLPATFLEMFKYMYDFDWLYNYRTTDGIGRAIKGVTRRAQYLETSPDIVFATFIEHYEGLKKCYQSFFPELVTYVKEIYPLEHP; this is encoded by the coding sequence ATGAATCACCTGGCCCACGCATACTTGTCTTTCCATGATCCTGAATTGATTACCGGCAACCTGATTGCCGACTTTATAAAAGGTAAAAAACAGCTGGAGCTGCAGACCCCGGAAATACAGAAAGGTATCCGGTTACACAGGGCCATCGATACCTATACCGACCAGCATCCGATGACTGCTGCGGCAAAGCAGTTTTTCAGACCGGCGGTAGGACTATATGCCGGCGTGTTTACCGACCTCGCATTTGATCATTTTCTGGCCACTGATCCCCTTTATTTCTCCGATGAATCACTCTATACCTTTACCCGGTTTGTATATGCACAGATCATAGAAAGAAAAGCACAATTACCTGCCACCTTCCTGGAGATGTTTAAATATATGTATGACTTCGACTGGTTATATAACTACAGGACTACTGACGGAATCGGCCGTGCCATCAAGGGAGTTACCCGGCGGGCACAATACCTGGAAACTTCTCCTGATATCGTTTTTGCCACATTTATTGAACATTATGAGGGACTGAAAAAATGTTACCAGTCGTTCTTTCCTGAGCTGGTCACTTATGTAAAGGAAATTTACCCGTTGGAACACCCTTAA
- the hemW gene encoding radical SAM family heme chaperone HemW, which yields MSGIYLHIPFCKQACYYCNFHFSTSVSQKDAMVKSILQEISLQKNYLGNDSIHTIYFGGGTPSLLSQSDLQQIMDTLHTHFNIAADAEVTLEANPDDLSPAKLQELKALGINRLSIGIQSFHEADLKWMNRAHNAQQAEDCIRNAQEAGFQNITIDLIYGGPGLSDEGWEYNVKKAIAFGIPHLSCYALTVEPGTALDHFIKKKKMEATDPEKAARHFEQLMQWVEEAGYEHYEISNFALPGWHSRHNSSYWKGLSYLGIGPSAHSFNGHSRQWNVANNALYIKSIEKGEVPFEIETLTAEMQFNEYIMTSLRTAAGCDLGWVEERFGVDLARQLQSNCRQFIAKGWMVAQGTMLRLTKAGRLFADGIASDLFI from the coding sequence ATGTCGGGCATCTATTTACATATTCCATTCTGCAAGCAGGCTTGTTATTACTGCAACTTTCACTTTTCGACGTCCGTGTCGCAAAAAGACGCCATGGTGAAAAGCATATTGCAGGAAATCTCCCTGCAAAAAAATTACCTGGGAAACGACAGCATCCACACCATTTACTTTGGTGGCGGAACACCCAGTCTGCTTTCGCAAAGCGATCTTCAACAGATCATGGACACCCTGCATACCCATTTCAATATTGCTGCAGATGCGGAAGTGACCCTGGAAGCCAATCCTGATGACCTGAGTCCTGCTAAACTGCAGGAACTGAAAGCCCTTGGTATCAACCGCCTCAGCATTGGTATACAGTCGTTCCACGAAGCGGACCTTAAATGGATGAACCGTGCCCATAATGCCCAACAGGCGGAAGACTGCATCAGAAATGCGCAGGAAGCCGGTTTCCAGAATATCACCATCGACCTTATTTACGGCGGCCCCGGACTTTCTGACGAAGGCTGGGAATACAATGTGAAAAAAGCCATTGCTTTCGGCATCCCGCACCTGTCCTGTTACGCCCTTACGGTGGAACCAGGAACAGCGCTCGACCATTTCATCAAAAAGAAGAAAATGGAAGCAACAGACCCTGAAAAGGCGGCGAGGCATTTTGAACAACTCATGCAATGGGTAGAGGAAGCAGGATATGAACACTACGAGATTTCCAACTTCGCATTACCAGGCTGGCATAGCCGGCACAACAGCAGTTACTGGAAAGGGTTGTCGTACCTGGGAATTGGCCCTTCGGCGCATTCCTTCAACGGGCATTCCCGTCAGTGGAATGTGGCCAACAATGCATTGTATATCAAAAGCATTGAAAAAGGGGAAGTGCCTTTTGAAATAGAGACGCTTACAGCAGAGATGCAATTCAATGAGTATATCATGACGTCGCTGCGCACCGCTGCCGGATGTGACCTCGGCTGGGTGGAAGAAAGATTCGGTGTTGACCTTGCCAGGCAATTACAAAGCAACTGCCGGCAGTTTATAGCCAAAGGCTGGATGGTAGCGCAGGGCACCATGTTGCGGCTAACAAAGGCAGGAAGGCTGTTTGCGGACGGAATTGCGTCTGATCTGTTTATCTGA
- a CDS encoding sterol desaturase family protein codes for MKFEKIKNKGQARLFESQYLEMLTKTHPLVIWGIYIPIIGYMLYYSHDKLGFTVGTVAMVFFGAMFFWSFFEYIMHRFIFHLGSESPRVQRIIYVMHGNHHEYPRDKQRLFMPPVPSLILASVIFGAQYIFLRKVTFMFFPGFLLGYLIYGSMHYAIHAWNPPFKFMKALWRNHHLHHYKTDDKGFGVSTSLWDKVFGTFFDLNKEKEDKDKVKELMFNK; via the coding sequence ATGAAGTTTGAAAAGATTAAGAACAAAGGACAGGCAAGATTATTCGAGAGCCAATACCTGGAGATGCTGACGAAAACGCATCCATTGGTCATCTGGGGAATTTACATACCCATTATTGGCTACATGCTGTACTACAGCCACGACAAATTAGGATTTACAGTCGGTACCGTTGCAATGGTATTTTTTGGGGCCATGTTTTTCTGGTCATTTTTTGAGTACATAATGCACCGTTTTATTTTCCACCTCGGTAGCGAAAGTCCAAGAGTACAGCGTATCATTTATGTGATGCATGGTAACCATCACGAGTACCCGAGGGATAAGCAACGTTTGTTTATGCCGCCGGTTCCAAGTCTGATCCTGGCATCTGTAATTTTCGGCGCGCAGTATATTTTCCTGCGCAAGGTTACATTTATGTTTTTTCCGGGTTTCCTGCTGGGTTACCTGATCTATGGCAGCATGCACTATGCTATTCATGCCTGGAATCCTCCTTTTAAATTTATGAAGGCATTATGGCGTAATCATCACCTGCACCACTACAAGACGGATGATAAAGGTTTTGGCGTAAGTACTTCATTGTGGGACAAGGTGTTCGGAACTTTCTTTGATCTGAACAAGGAGAAAGAGGATAAAGACAAAGTGAAAGAACTGATGTTCAATAAATAA
- a CDS encoding TIGR02757 family protein: MKIEQLRDFLNAKVEQYNHPDFIANDPISIPHRFSQLQDIEIAGLFAAIFAWGNRTTVIKKSKELLQMMDNAPYDYIRHHQPRERLKLMSFIHRTFNGLDLLYFVEFLQHYYANVTSLEFAFSGHMNAADENVENGLIGFRKVFFALEHPERTTKHISTPAKNSACKRLNMYLRWMVRKDENGVDFGLWNNISPAQLVVPMDVHVSRVAARLGLTSNEKADWKTAAALTHALKKLDPEDPAKYDFALFGLGVIEKYV, encoded by the coding sequence ATGAAAATTGAGCAGTTAAGGGATTTCCTGAATGCAAAGGTGGAACAATACAATCATCCGGATTTCATTGCCAATGATCCGATCAGCATTCCGCATCGCTTCAGCCAATTGCAGGACATCGAAATTGCCGGCTTATTTGCCGCCATCTTCGCCTGGGGTAACAGAACCACTGTTATCAAGAAAAGTAAGGAATTGCTGCAGATGATGGACAATGCGCCATATGATTATATCCGTCATCACCAGCCCAGGGAAAGACTTAAACTGATGTCGTTCATCCATCGCACCTTCAATGGCCTGGACCTGCTGTATTTTGTTGAATTCCTGCAACATTACTACGCCAATGTCACCTCATTGGAATTCGCCTTCAGCGGCCATATGAACGCAGCAGACGAAAACGTGGAAAATGGTCTGATAGGATTCCGCAAAGTATTTTTTGCACTGGAACACCCGGAAAGAACAACAAAGCATATCTCCACACCGGCGAAGAATTCCGCCTGCAAAAGACTGAATATGTACCTTCGCTGGATGGTGCGCAAGGATGAAAATGGCGTGGATTTTGGACTGTGGAACAACATATCACCGGCTCAGCTGGTAGTACCCATGGATGTCCATGTAAGCAGGGTAGCGGCAAGGCTGGGACTCACTTCCAACGAAAAAGCAGATTGGAAAACAGCAGCAGCACTCACCCATGCACTGAAAAAATTAGACCCGGAAGATCCGGCGAAATATGATTTCGCCTTATTCGGACTGGGAGTAATAGAAAAATACGTTTGA
- a CDS encoding DUF6263 family protein: protein MKRILGITLTLLAFTFQVNAQEAYVDLSYHFNKGEQFELEQKSRNETYMTVNSIQQRTTRDYNNLIVIDVKEVNPGKAILTFYYKELKFNWNAKNTNIAVDANGPASTEPFQKGLKYILKKPFTVEINSFGVISKIDGLNELLDSAEVAFNDLKKDEQAAYKKLMTDQFGVEAFRSWLEQLLVMYPAHGIKTGTQWEENVPMRGGLVGSIDLYWNLQTWDSQTAKIGGTAKIKTDKVQMLELEDGIKATAEISGSTQSNYLINRSSGFPGICVQTTELNGAYTYKANKAKGFKKDINVPVKVITNASYKIKQMK from the coding sequence ATGAAAAGGATTTTGGGAATAACACTGACATTGCTGGCCTTCACGTTTCAGGTAAATGCACAGGAGGCTTACGTTGACCTTAGCTATCATTTCAATAAAGGCGAGCAGTTTGAGCTGGAACAGAAAAGCAGGAATGAGACCTATATGACGGTAAATTCAATCCAGCAAAGAACCACCAGAGATTACAACAACCTTATCGTTATCGATGTGAAAGAGGTAAATCCTGGTAAGGCCATTCTCACCTTCTATTATAAAGAATTGAAATTCAACTGGAATGCTAAAAACACCAACATCGCAGTTGATGCTAACGGCCCTGCCTCTACGGAGCCATTCCAGAAAGGACTGAAATACATCCTCAAAAAGCCTTTTACAGTAGAAATCAACAGCTTCGGCGTCATCAGCAAAATAGATGGCTTAAATGAGCTGCTGGACAGCGCAGAAGTAGCCTTCAACGACCTGAAGAAAGATGAACAGGCAGCCTATAAAAAACTGATGACCGACCAGTTCGGTGTGGAAGCATTCCGCAGCTGGCTGGAACAACTGCTGGTGATGTATCCGGCACATGGTATTAAAACAGGCACCCAATGGGAAGAAAACGTTCCTATGCGTGGCGGCCTCGTAGGCTCTATTGATCTTTACTGGAACCTCCAGACCTGGGACTCCCAGACCGCTAAAATCGGCGGTACCGCTAAAATCAAAACCGATAAGGTACAAATGCTGGAGCTGGAAGATGGTATCAAAGCCACTGCAGAAATCAGCGGAAGTACACAATCTAACTACCTCATTAACCGTAGCTCAGGTTTTCCTGGTATCTGTGTGCAAACCACAGAGCTGAATGGTGCATACACCTACAAAGCCAATAAGGCCAAAGGTTTTAAGAAAGATATCAACGTTCCGGTGAAAGTAATCACCAACGCCAGTTATAAAATCAAACAAATGAAATAA
- a CDS encoding deoxyhypusine synthase family protein: MNKGPVSQFIQHHYRHFNAAALVDAAKGYETHLLEGGKMMVTLAGAMSTAELGISFAEMIRQGKVDIISCTGANLEEDIMNLVAHTHYKRVPNYRDLSPQEEWDLLEQGFNRVTDTCIPEEEAFRRIQKHIYKIWKDAEAAGERYFPHEFMYKLLLSGVMKEHYEIDPKNSWMLAAAEKNIPIIVPGWEDSTMGNIFASYCIKGDLKTSTMKSGIEYMIFLSEWYRNNSAGKGVGFFQIGGGIAGDFPICVVPMMYQDLEWTDVPFWGYFCQISDSTTSYGSYSGAVPNEKITWGKLDIHTPKFIVESDATIVAPLMFAYILGW, encoded by the coding sequence ATGAATAAGGGACCCGTTTCTCAATTTATCCAGCACCATTACCGCCACTTTAATGCAGCTGCATTGGTGGATGCTGCCAAAGGATATGAAACACATTTGCTGGAAGGTGGTAAAATGATGGTGACACTGGCCGGTGCCATGAGTACGGCTGAACTGGGCATTTCTTTCGCGGAAATGATCCGTCAGGGTAAAGTAGATATCATCTCCTGCACCGGTGCAAACCTGGAAGAAGATATCATGAACCTGGTTGCACATACACACTATAAACGTGTACCTAACTATCGTGATCTGAGCCCGCAGGAAGAATGGGATCTGCTGGAACAAGGTTTCAACCGTGTAACCGATACCTGCATCCCTGAAGAAGAAGCTTTCCGTCGTATCCAGAAACATATCTATAAAATCTGGAAAGATGCTGAAGCTGCCGGCGAACGCTACTTCCCACACGAATTTATGTATAAACTGCTCCTGAGCGGTGTAATGAAAGAGCACTACGAGATCGATCCTAAAAATAGCTGGATGCTCGCTGCTGCCGAGAAAAATATTCCTATCATCGTTCCAGGATGGGAAGATAGCACCATGGGTAATATCTTCGCGTCTTACTGCATCAAAGGTGATCTGAAAACTTCTACCATGAAATCTGGTATCGAGTACATGATCTTCCTGTCTGAATGGTACCGCAATAACTCCGCTGGTAAAGGCGTTGGCTTCTTCCAGATCGGTGGTGGTATCGCAGGTGACTTCCCAATTTGCGTAGTACCAATGATGTATCAGGATTTGGAATGGACAGATGTTCCTTTCTGGGGCTATTTCTGCCAGATCTCCGACTCCACTACTTCTTACGGTTCATATTCCGGTGCCGTACCTAACGAGAAAATCACCTGGGGTAAACTGGATATCCACACGCCTAAGTTTATCGTAGAATCAGATGCCACCATCGTAGCACCACTGATGTTTGCGTATATCCTTGGCTGGTAA
- a CDS encoding DUF2911 domain-containing protein: MMKKAMIVALMMGMFCLTASAQDKKLPPLDASPMDMAYYPVMYPYVVKVKGEAAGPLVARVIYSRPQTKGREIFGNLEEYGKIWRLGANEATEIEFFRPVVIAGKSIPKGRYTMYAIPTEKSWTIIINKETDIWGAFKYDQAKDVVRTTLPVISLNTPVDAFTMVFEKADAGANLIIAWDRVSVNLPIKWSDAAAKPKTK; encoded by the coding sequence ATGATGAAAAAAGCAATGATAGTGGCCCTGATGATGGGTATGTTTTGTTTGACAGCAAGTGCTCAGGACAAAAAATTACCACCACTTGATGCCAGCCCTATGGACATGGCGTATTACCCTGTAATGTACCCTTATGTAGTTAAAGTAAAAGGCGAAGCTGCCGGCCCGCTGGTAGCACGTGTAATCTATAGCCGTCCGCAAACAAAAGGCCGTGAAATATTCGGCAACCTGGAAGAATACGGTAAGATCTGGAGATTAGGCGCCAACGAAGCCACTGAGATCGAGTTCTTCCGTCCTGTTGTAATCGCCGGAAAATCAATTCCTAAAGGCAGATATACAATGTATGCCATCCCAACAGAAAAAAGCTGGACCATCATCATCAATAAGGAAACTGATATCTGGGGCGCATTCAAATACGATCAGGCAAAAGATGTGGTAAGAACAACCTTGCCGGTTATCTCCCTGAATACCCCTGTAGATGCATTTACTATGGTGTTTGAAAAAGCTGATGCCGGTGCAAACCTGATCATCGCCTGGGACAGAGTAAGCGTAAATCTTCCGATTAAATGGAGCGATGCCGCTGCCAAACCTAAAACAAAGTAA
- a CDS encoding thioredoxin domain-containing protein: MNKLISESSPYLLQHAHNPVDWYPWGEEALEKARREDKPILVSIGYAACHWCHVMERESFEDPETARIMNEHFVNIKIDREERPDLDHIYMDAVQAMTGAGGWPLNVFLTPDKKPFYGGTYFPPAKAYNRPSWKDVLFSLADAYENKRDEIESQADTLTQHLEQASQFGITSGFDLKIPVDELFTRAQADTICENILRQADTTWGGFGRAPKFPQTFTIAYLLRYHYVTQHEAALKQALLSLDKMLQGGIYDHLGGGFARYSTDEKWLAPHFEKMLYDNALLVDVLCDAYQVTGNEIYKETVADTLGFIAREMTSPEGGFYAALDADSEGVEGKYYTWSKSEVHHILGEQAGPFCEYYDVTGHGNWEETNILWVQQPLKEFAAEHGYDAAVLKAMLAGCREKLLAVREQRVHPGLDDKVLLGWNALMAHAYCKAFLAFGDTSYREAAIRNIKFCMQQFRIKQGDSAFYHTWKDGKAKYPAFLDDYAYLIRALIAAEEVTGELEYLHTARELTSFVQSHFADESGQYFYYTIDDQNDVIVRKKEVYDGATPSGNAVMAQNLWALSIVFGDKALADKAIGAVSGLAQTAVRYPTSFGVWASQLLQFVKGTAEIAIVGKDYQPKMHETGQWFIPFRVLVGAEKNKEDFPLLTDRFRDNETLIYLCKDYHCIKPVFYMSEIINLI; encoded by the coding sequence ATGAATAAGCTGATCAGTGAGTCCAGCCCTTATCTTCTTCAACACGCGCACAATCCTGTAGACTGGTATCCCTGGGGAGAAGAAGCCCTGGAGAAAGCACGTCGGGAAGATAAGCCCATACTGGTAAGTATTGGATATGCTGCCTGTCACTGGTGCCACGTTATGGAGCGGGAAAGCTTTGAAGACCCTGAGACCGCAAGGATCATGAACGAGCATTTTGTGAATATCAAAATTGATCGTGAGGAGCGCCCTGACCTGGATCATATCTACATGGATGCAGTACAGGCGATGACCGGTGCCGGCGGATGGCCACTGAATGTTTTTCTGACGCCGGATAAGAAACCTTTTTACGGCGGCACCTATTTCCCGCCGGCAAAGGCCTATAACCGTCCTTCCTGGAAAGACGTGTTATTTTCACTGGCCGATGCATATGAAAATAAAAGAGATGAGATTGAGTCTCAGGCGGATACGCTGACACAACACCTGGAACAAGCCAGTCAGTTCGGAATAACTTCAGGCTTCGACCTGAAAATCCCGGTGGATGAGTTGTTTACCAGGGCGCAGGCAGATACCATCTGTGAGAATATATTGCGCCAGGCGGATACGACCTGGGGTGGTTTTGGCCGTGCGCCTAAGTTTCCGCAAACATTTACCATCGCTTACCTGCTGCGTTATCATTATGTCACCCAACATGAAGCTGCCTTAAAGCAGGCGTTATTGTCGCTGGACAAGATGTTGCAGGGGGGCATTTACGATCATCTGGGTGGTGGTTTTGCCAGGTATTCTACCGATGAGAAGTGGCTGGCACCGCACTTCGAGAAGATGTTGTATGATAATGCCCTGTTGGTAGATGTATTGTGTGATGCTTACCAGGTTACCGGTAATGAGATATATAAAGAGACCGTAGCGGATACCCTGGGATTTATTGCCAGGGAGATGACCAGTCCGGAAGGTGGCTTCTATGCAGCGCTGGATGCTGATTCTGAGGGGGTGGAAGGAAAATATTATACCTGGAGTAAGTCGGAGGTTCATCATATCCTGGGAGAACAGGCAGGTCCATTCTGTGAATATTATGATGTAACGGGGCATGGCAACTGGGAAGAGACTAATATTTTATGGGTGCAGCAGCCTTTGAAGGAATTTGCGGCGGAACATGGCTATGATGCGGCGGTGCTGAAGGCGATGCTGGCTGGTTGCCGCGAAAAGCTGCTGGCAGTGCGGGAACAGCGGGTGCATCCTGGTTTGGATGATAAGGTGTTGCTGGGTTGGAATGCCTTGATGGCGCATGCCTATTGTAAGGCGTTTCTGGCCTTTGGAGATACCAGCTACCGGGAAGCGGCTATACGGAATATTAAATTTTGTATGCAGCAATTCCGCATAAAACAGGGTGATTCTGCGTTCTATCATACCTGGAAGGATGGAAAGGCAAAGTATCCGGCATTTCTGGACGACTATGCATACCTGATCCGGGCGCTGATAGCAGCGGAGGAAGTTACCGGAGAACTGGAATATTTACATACTGCCCGGGAGCTTACATCTTTTGTACAGTCACACTTTGCGGATGAAAGCGGGCAATATTTTTATTATACGATAGACGACCAAAACGACGTTATAGTAAGGAAGAAGGAAGTTTATGACGGGGCCACTCCCAGTGGAAATGCAGTGATGGCGCAGAACCTTTGGGCGCTTTCTATTGTTTTCGGGGATAAGGCACTGGCAGACAAAGCGATAGGAGCAGTATCGGGATTAGCACAGACCGCGGTTAGATACCCCACCTCATTTGGCGTTTGGGCGTCGCAGTTACTACAATTTGTTAAGGGCACGGCCGAAATAGCGATAGTAGGGAAAGATTATCAGCCAAAAATGCACGAAACAGGGCAATGGTTTATTCCGTTCCGGGTTTTAGTAGGTGCAGAAAAAAATAAAGAAGATTTCCCTTTGTTAACGGACAGGTTCCGGGACAATGAAACCCTGATTTACTTATGTAAAGATTATCATTGTATTAAGCCTGTTTTTTATATGAGTGAAATTATTAATTTAATTTAA
- a CDS encoding cystathionine gamma-synthase produces the protein MKLGTKLIHAGVAPDPSTGAIMTPIFQTSTFVQSAPGQHKGYEYARTQNPTRDALQNALAAIENGTHGISFGSGLAATDAVLKLLNPGDEVLATNDLYGGTYRIFTKVFERYGLKFNFISMQDAKNIEAHITPKTKLIWIETPTNPLLNIIDIHAAAQVARQAEVLLAVDNTFASPYLQNPLDLGADIVVHSATKYLGGHSDVVHGAVIVKNEELARQLYFIQNSCGAVPGPQDCFLVLRGIKTLHVRMQRHCENGATIANYLRHHSRVDKVYWPGFTDHPNHDIAKAQMRGFGGMISFSLKDDTIESANKVLSNTHLFSLAESLGGVESLIGHPATMTHASIPREERVKNGLADSLIRLSVGIEDADDLIEDLKKAIG, from the coding sequence ATGAAGCTGGGTACTAAACTCATACACGCAGGTGTAGCTCCCGACCCGTCTACCGGGGCCATAATGACTCCGATCTTCCAGACCTCCACATTTGTACAATCCGCCCCCGGGCAACATAAAGGCTACGAGTACGCACGTACGCAGAACCCTACCAGGGACGCACTGCAGAACGCATTGGCAGCCATAGAAAACGGCACCCATGGTATCTCTTTTGGCAGTGGCCTCGCCGCCACAGATGCAGTCTTAAAACTGCTCAACCCCGGCGATGAGGTGCTGGCTACCAACGACCTGTATGGCGGCACCTACCGCATATTCACCAAGGTATTTGAACGCTATGGCCTGAAATTCAATTTCATATCCATGCAGGACGCCAAAAACATCGAGGCGCATATCACACCAAAAACAAAACTTATCTGGATTGAAACACCTACCAATCCATTGCTCAATATCATTGATATTCACGCCGCTGCACAGGTAGCCCGCCAGGCAGAAGTGCTGCTGGCCGTAGACAATACATTCGCATCTCCTTACCTGCAAAATCCGCTGGATCTGGGCGCCGACATCGTAGTACATTCTGCTACCAAATACCTCGGCGGCCACAGCGATGTGGTACATGGTGCCGTTATTGTAAAAAATGAAGAACTGGCCCGTCAGCTCTACTTCATTCAGAATAGCTGCGGCGCAGTTCCTGGCCCGCAGGATTGCTTCCTGGTACTCCGCGGTATTAAGACCCTGCATGTACGCATGCAGCGCCACTGCGAAAACGGTGCTACCATTGCCAACTATCTCCGCCATCATTCCAGGGTGGACAAAGTGTACTGGCCAGGTTTCACTGATCATCCCAACCACGACATTGCCAAAGCGCAGATGCGTGGCTTCGGCGGCATGATCTCCTTCTCGCTTAAAGACGACACCATAGAATCTGCCAATAAAGTATTGAGTAACACACATTTATTCAGTCTGGCTGAATCCCTCGGCGGCGTAGAATCCCTCATCGGGCACCCGGCTACCATGACCCATGCCTCTATTCCAAGAGAGGAAAGGGTTAAAAACGGCCTGGCAGATAGTCTCATCCGCCTGTCGGTAGGTATTGAAGATGCCGACGACCTGATAGAAGACCTGAAAAAAGCAATCGGGTAG
- a CDS encoding DUF4271 domain-containing protein — protein MAQQADSSARVPADTHVTAPRRVADTSRPKPRPVKPRTDSAARTIAVRRDTTRRIVVPPVAHNDSTRKATDTAHLATDTTKVAAVPKVKPVSDYDIYMKKLVAENVFLKAGKPAFTDVNPIRPFHDQDWLVYVVAGITLLVAVIRLSYQKYFHDLFRAFLNPTLSQRQLKDQLSQSPFPNFLLNAFFIISLGMYLYLVLYRKQVFPQAEPWMLIPGLIALVGIVYGTKYVMLRFCGWLFGNADLADAYIFILYLINKILGVLLVPFLVVLAFCSSEIAQTFLYISIFFIILLVIYRYIRSYSLVKQYLSFSKLHFFLYLCAFEVAPVLILTKVLLNIWLTGNP, from the coding sequence ATGGCCCAACAAGCAGACTCTTCTGCCAGGGTGCCGGCCGACACACATGTTACTGCTCCCCGCCGCGTTGCGGATACTTCCCGTCCTAAACCAAGGCCGGTGAAACCCCGTACCGATTCGGCAGCAAGAACTATTGCAGTCAGGCGTGATACGACCAGACGTATAGTAGTACCTCCTGTGGCACATAATGATAGTACCAGGAAGGCTACAGATACCGCTCATCTGGCCACAGATACTACCAAAGTGGCAGCTGTTCCTAAGGTAAAGCCGGTATCTGATTATGATATCTACATGAAAAAACTGGTGGCGGAAAACGTCTTTCTGAAAGCAGGAAAACCCGCCTTTACAGACGTGAACCCGATCAGGCCTTTTCATGACCAGGACTGGCTGGTATATGTGGTTGCAGGGATTACCCTGCTGGTAGCTGTTATCAGGCTTTCCTATCAGAAATATTTCCATGACCTGTTCCGCGCTTTCCTGAACCCTACCCTGAGTCAGCGTCAGTTGAAAGATCAGTTATCACAGTCGCCTTTTCCGAATTTTCTGCTGAATGCGTTCTTCATTATTTCGCTGGGAATGTATCTCTACCTGGTATTGTACCGTAAGCAGGTATTTCCTCAGGCAGAGCCATGGATGCTGATTCCAGGGCTTATAGCATTGGTGGGTATTGTATATGGAACTAAATATGTAATGTTAAGATTTTGCGGATGGTTATTTGGTAATGCCGATCTTGCAGATGCCTACATTTTTATTTTATACCTGATTAATAAGATTTTAGGTGTTTTACTCGTGCCATTTCTGGTAGTGCTTGCATTTTGTTCATCGGAAATAGCACAAACCTTCCTTTATATTTCGATATTCTTCATTATATTACTTGTTATATACCGGTATATTAGGTCTTATTCATTGGTAAAGCAATACCTGTCTTTCAGTAAATTGCATTTTTTTCTTTACCTTTGCGCATTCGAAGTAGCACCTGTTTTAATATTGACCAAGGTGTTACTGAATATCTGGTTAACTGGTAATCCTTGA
- a CDS encoding uroporphyrinogen-III synthase, with product MIKGGPKKDLQGKQIQSILISQPKPETEKSPYFDLAKKFNVKLDFFPFIRVEGLPAKEFRKQKIDILHYTAVIFTSRNSVDHFFRICEEMKIKVSQDCKYFCITEAVALYLQKFILYRKRKVFYGADGSTKGVLEVMNKHRDNEKFLFPSSDSQKKDIEEWLKTNKCEYATATLYKTVSNDVKEILGGKAYDMIVFFSPSGVKSLFENVPAFEQNGTRIGAFGPTTSAAVEEAGLRLDVKAPAPQAPSMVAALEQYLAVANAKK from the coding sequence ATGATTAAAGGCGGGCCAAAAAAAGATTTGCAAGGTAAACAAATTCAGTCAATCCTAATTTCTCAACCTAAGCCTGAAACAGAAAAGTCTCCCTACTTTGATCTGGCTAAGAAGTTCAATGTTAAGTTGGATTTTTTTCCGTTCATTCGGGTTGAAGGCTTACCAGCTAAGGAGTTCAGGAAGCAGAAGATTGATATCCTGCATTACACAGCTGTAATTTTCACCAGTCGCAATTCAGTAGATCACTTCTTCAGGATTTGCGAGGAGATGAAAATCAAAGTTTCTCAGGACTGCAAGTATTTCTGTATTACAGAAGCAGTGGCACTGTACCTTCAGAAATTTATCCTTTACCGGAAGCGCAAAGTGTTTTATGGTGCAGATGGTTCTACCAAAGGGGTATTGGAGGTGATGAACAAGCACAGAGATAACGAGAAGTTCCTGTTCCCTAGTTCAGACAGTCAGAAGAAGGACATTGAAGAGTGGTTGAAAACAAACAAATGTGAGTATGCAACTGCTACCCTTTACAAAACAGTTTCAAATGATGTAAAGGAGATTTTAGGTGGTAAGGCGTACGATATGATTGTGTTCTTCAGTCCATCGGGTGTTAAGTCACTGTTTGAGAACGTACCTGCGTTTGAACAGAACGGAACAAGGATCGGAGCTTTCGGACCTACTACTTCTGCAGCAGTGGAAGAAGCCGGGTTAAGGCTGGATGTAAAAGCGCCGGCGCCACAGGCTCCAAGCATGGTAGCAGCGCTGGAACAGTATCTTGCAGTTGCCAACGCGAAAAAATAA